AAAAACTGTTCGGAACGGAACTGAATAAAGACTTATTAATTGATTTCCTGAATGAGGTTATTCTGCCCAAACAAAAGAAAATTGCCGATCTAAAATATAGCAATAATGAACATATTGGACAAACTGCTTTAGACCGAAAGGCAATTTTTGACCTGTATTGTATCAGTTCGTTTGGTGAACGATTTATTGTTGAAATGCAAAAAGCCAAAC
Above is a genomic segment from Rhodothermia bacterium containing:
- a CDS encoding PD-(D/E)XK nuclease family transposase — protein: MAVTERYINPFTDFGFKKLFGTELNKDLLIDFLNEVILPKQKKIADLKYSNNEHIGQTALDRKAIFDLYCISSFGERFIVEMQKAK